GTACCGCCGCAGCACGTCGGCCAGGTCCGCGGGCTCGGAGACGGATGACTCGGCCGCCCGCCGGATCAACTCCGCCTGCTCGATCAACACCCCCCGGTCCAGACCGGCCGGTACCTTGGCGCCGATCCGGGCAAGCGCATCGAGCTGCCGGATCAGCACCGCCGGCATGCCGGTCGCCGCCTGTCGGACCTTGTCGAACGCGCGTTGCACGAATCGCTCGTAGCGGGTCTCGGCCGGGATCACCCGGATGTGGCCCTGCCGGTCCCGCCGTGGCTCGGGGGCTTGCCACTTGGCGCTCAGCCTGCCCAAGCCGTCACCGAGCCAGTCGATGCAGGTCAGTGCAGTGAACGTGTCGTTGACCGCAGGTGACAAGGCTCGGAGGGCAATCTCGACCAGTTGGTCGATCGCGAAGGTGAGGTCCTGGGCCAGGGTCCGGTTCGGTCCGGTGAAGTTCCCCCGGGCGACCGCCGCCGCCACGGCAGCCGCGGCCTGCGGTGGCCAGACGGTCGCGAACGGCAGGCCCTCCACCACGAAATGACCGGGCCGGTGGGCCAGGGCAATCACCGCATCGTGTCGGGTGGCCAGATCGCCCAATGCGTCGTGGGCCGCGAATTGGAGATAGCCGCTGCGAGCGGCGGGGACCGGCGCGCCCGACTCGGCCATCCGTAATGCCAGTTCGGTGACAGACAGGCCGCTCTGCAGCGGCACGACCGCTTTGCCTGCCGGACGGAACTCGAGATCTATGGCCTCGGCCAGTTCGTCGGCTATCCCGGCGATCACCTGGGGCAGCTGGATCGACACTGCGATCCGGTGGATGAAGATGATCAGGACCCCGACGTCGATCAGCAGCAACCCCAGCGCAACGGTGATGGACAGGTGCGGGACGAAGTCCCCGTGGCCACCCGGGCCGATCGACGCCAGTGCCAGGACGGCGTAGACGAACGTGGCCACATAGGTACCCAGCGTCAGCTGAGTGGTCCGGTCGCGGATGAAGTTGCGCAACATCCGCGGACCGAACTGACTCGACGCGAGTGTCAACGCGACGATCGTGATCGAGAACACGAGGCTGACCACGGTTACCACGGCCGCGGCGATCGCGGTGAGGATCGTGCGGGCGGCGTCCGCCGAGCCGTTGTTCACCCAACCCGGAAGGGCCAGACTTCCGCCGTACACCGACCGGTCCATCGTGACGGTAACGGCGAACAGGGCTGCGGCAGCCGCAGTCTCGATACTGGGTACCAGCCACAGGTTGGTCCGCATCGCCTCGCGGCGCCAGTCCGACAGCGCGGGGAGCAAACGGGGCGGCGTGCCGCTCATCAATACCTCGGCATGGGTCGACGACATGCCGACCAGGCTTCCCGGCGCTCCGGGCACGAGCCTACCGCCGCAGGCAATCCGCCGGGTGGGACATAAATCCTTCCGTCCTGGACCCGTTGACGCAGATCACGGGCTTGTCGACCCATCCGGTGGCGGCGGGCGGCGCGGTCGCGTATCCGCAATCCCGAAAAGGCCGTAGTCTCAAGACAGGTCCGGCGCCCCTCGGGCCAGGTGTTGCTCCAGAACCTTGGCGACGCTCGTACGCGGTTTCGCGACTCGCGGGCTCTGCCGAGAGGTTGCATCGCCATGACGGCGCCACCGCACGAGCAGGGCCGCCCCGAACGCTCCGTGGACCGGCAGCGGGCCGCGTCCTCCGGCACCGAGTTCGCCGCCTTGCGGAAGGTGGTGGTGGCACGCGGATTGTTGCGGCCGCGGCGGCTGCGTTACACGGTTCTGCTCCTGGTCGATCTCGCCGCCTTCATCGGCGTCTGGGCCGCCGTTTGGGCCGTCGGCAAGACCTGGTGGGCGCTGTTCCTGGCCGCACCAGCCGCACTGTTCACCACCCGGCTCGCCTTCTTCGGCCATGATGTGAGCCACCGTCAGGTTGCCCGGACAGCGCGGGTCAACCGGGCGCTCGCGCTGTGTCTGGGTGATGTGGTCACTGGATTCAGCTCGCGCTGGTGGGCCACCAAGCATGCCCTGCACCACGCCAATCCCAACCTGGTCGGCGAGGATCCAGATGTCGCGCCCGGTGTGGTGATCTGGACCAAGGAGCAGGCCGGGGAACGGCGCGGCCGATTCGGTGTCTGGGCCGCGCGACACCAAGCGGAGCTGTTGTTCCCGCTGCTGCTGCTGGAGGCGCTGAACCTGCGGGTCGCGGGCCTCCGGGCGGTTCGTCGGCCCCGGGAGTTGGTGTTGCAGCTCGCCCACCTGTTCGCCTACCTCGGCGGCCTGCTGTTCATCCTCGGTCCCGGCCGGGCTGCCGTTTTCGTGGCCGCCCACCAGGCGTTGGTCGGCCTGCACCTGGGAATCGCGTTCGTCCCCGGGCACACCGGCATGCCGATGCCGCCGAACGGCTCGCGTTGGGACTTCCTTCGCAAACAGGTCCTCACCACGCGCAACGTTTCAGGCGGCGTCACGACCGATTGGCTGCTGGGTGGGCTGAACCATCAGATCGAACATCACCTGTTCCCGAGCATGCCGCGCCCGAACTTGCGCCGTGCCGGTGCGGTCGTGCGGGCACATTGTGCGGACGTCGGCCTGCCGTACGCCAGCGAGTCCCTGACGGACTCCCTCGTGCTGGCACTTCGTAACCTGCGTGAAGTGGGAACACCGCACGACAAGCCGGTGTAGTTCAGATCTGCCGGACGTCGATCCCGGCGGCCGTCGCGATCTCCCGGTAGGCCGTGGCCAGGTTGTCCAGGCTGGCATGAGCATTCAACCCGCTGGGATTCGGGGCGACCCACAACTGCACCCCCGACATGTCTTCGGGTTGGCGACCTGCTCCGGCCTTCGGCCGGTCGAACGCGACGCGGTAGGCGGTCAGTCCGAGCACCGCGACCACCGCAGGTCGGACACGGGCCACCCGCTCCACCAGTGCTAGTCCGCCGGCGATCAATTCCGGTCCAGTCAGTTCCTCGGCGCGGGCGGTCGCGTGCTCGACGACGTTGGTGATTCCGACGCCGCGTTCCGTCAGGTGAGCCACGTCGTCCGGTAGGTAGCCGTCCTTGGCGACGATCAACCGATCGGTTATCCCCGCGCGGTACAGCGCGGGATAGAACCGATTGCCCGGCCGGGCGAAGTGCGCCTGAACCGCGACGGTCAGCAGGCCCGGATTGATCCCCACGAACAGCAGTCGCACGTTCGGCCCGAGCAGGTCGGGCAGGCGGGCGCCGCGGTAGGTCGCCAAGTGCGCCGCGCTGAACCCCATGCGCAGAGCATGCCCCCTCCCGGCGCACCCCGAACACCGGGACTTGGTGGCCTTTCATTTAGCAGACATGATATATTATATCCAAACTACCTGGGAGAGGAACTGACCATGGCTCCGTATCGGGTCATCCAGTGGGGTGTGGGCGGCGTCGGCACCTGGGCGCTGCGACAGGTGCTGGACGCCACGGGGCTCGAGCTGGTCGGAGTCAAGTGCGGCACGGCCGCGAAGGTGGGAGTCGACGCCGGTGAGCTGGCCGGCCGCGAGCCGGTCGGAGTGCTCGCGACCACGGCCGTCGACGAGCTTCTCGCGCTCGAAGCCGACGCGGTGGTCTTCATGCCACGTGTCTCACTCAAGGACCCGACGATCCCGGGAAGTCCAGCGGCCGCCTGGGTCGACGAGCTGGTGCCGGTCCTGGAGAGCGGTAAGAACGTGGTCAGCCCCATCGCCGCGGCGATGCACTACCGGCACCTCGCCGACGGCGCATCGCTGATCGCTCGGCTCAACGCGGCGTGCGCCAAGGGCGGGTCGAGCGTCTTCTTCACCGGGGTCGATCCGGGGTTCATCTGCGATGCGCTGGCCGCAGTCATGACCAGTTCGGTCGCGGCCCTGTCCCAGGTCCGGACCTGGGAATTCATCGACTACTCGAACTATCCGGTCCCCGCGGTGATGAACGAGCTCGGCTTCGGCATGCGGCCGCAGGATCTTGACGCGACCATGATGGAGTCACTGCGCGCATCCTGGGGATGTGCACCGTGGCTGATCGCGGATGCCCTGGGCGTGGAGCTCGAGGACATCCGCCTGGACGCCGACTTCTACCTCTCGCCGCGTACGTTCACGGTCGCCGGCGGCACTCACATCGAGGCCGGGACCATCGGCGCGACCCTGTGGAGCTTGGCAGGCGTCGTCGACGGCGAGGACCGCATCACCATCAATCACGTCAACCGGATGGGCCCGGACATGGCTCCCGATTGGCCGACCATCGGAGACCAGGGCGGCTATCGGATCGAGATGGACGCGATGCCGCCGTACCGCGGGGACTTCCCGCTCGGTCAGCCGGGCGGCACCGGCACCGCGCTCGACGACGCGGTTGTCATGACCGCGGCCCGCTGTGTGAACTCGATTGCAGCTGTTGTCCAGTCCGCACCCGGCTACCAGACCCTCAACGACCTACCGGCCTTCGGGGGTCGGTACGGCCTGCGGCCGTCCAAGCTCGGGTAGCGCCGACCGGCGGGGTCAGGCCATCGCGGCGAGGAGCGCGGCGGTGTCGAAGTAGTAGGGCCGGACGCGGGTGATCTGCCCGGCGCGGATCTCGAAGGTCTCGCAGACCAGCACGACCGCGTTCGTGCCGTCGGGTGCTTTGAACGGCACCTGGAGCATGGCCGCCGCCGCGACGTCGTTGCACATGATCTGCTCGATGACCACGGCGTCCCGGTCGACGCCGGCGAACAAGGTGCCGAGCAGCGCCAGCGCGGCGTCGCGGCCGACGTGCTCGCCGCCGTAGGGCAGGGAATCGGCCTCGTGGATCACGACATCCGGGTCGAGCAGGGCGGTGATCGCCGTCAGATCGCCCCGGAGCGCAGCGTCGTACCAGGCGTCGACGACTGCTCTTGTCGACTCGATCGGCATAGCGGTCATGACGGTCAGCTTGGCACTCAAGAAACTAATCGACAAGTGTCGATTAGTAGTTTACGCTCCCGATCGATGACTCAGGCACTGGATCGCACCGAGGACCCGCGAGCGGAGCGCTCGCGGGCCGCCCTCATCGCCACGATCGGCCGGCTGGGCGAGGCCTCCGACGCCACGCCCAACGTCTCGACGGTCACCCGGGCGGCCAACGTTCACCGGGCGACCTTCTACAACCATTTCGAGTCCGTCGAGCAGTTGGCGGTCGACGCGATCGACGAGCAGTTGGAACGGCTGCGCGAGGTCGACTACCGGGGCCGTCACGAAGGACTCCGGCCCGAGGTGGTCGGTGCCCGAACCCTTGACAACATCCTCCAGTTCTTCGACGCCCACCCTGGGCTCTACCGGATCGCCTCGGCGTGGGTTGCCTCCTCGGGGCTGTCCGGCGTCGGGGAAGTGATCCGCCGTCAGGTCCACTCGTTCCGGGTGGAGTTCGACGACTCGGCCGCCGCGGAGGGCGCCGAAGCCGCGGCGGAGGAGACCTACATCGCCGGCGGCATGACCGCCGTCTTCGCCGCCGTGCTCAGCGGCGACCTGCCCCGTGATCACGCATCGATTCGACTGCTGGAGCTGCTGCCCGAATGGATGCAGCATCCGCTGCGGGCTTAGGTGGTGCCGATGACGCAGGACCCGCGTGTGCTCAGCAACCTCCTGCCCGGTTGGGCCAGCACCCGGCCGGAGGCGCCCTGGCTGCTCACCGACGCGCGCGCTTGGTCGTTCGGCGAGACGCACGAGCTGACCGAGACGTACGCGGCCGGCTGGCAGCGGCTCGGCGTCGGCCGCGGTAGCCGGGTCGCGTTGTTCCTGGAGAACTCGGCCGAGTACGTGGTTCTGGTGCTCAGCCTGATCCGCGTCGGCGCCGTTTACATCCCGCTGAACCCGGAGTTCCACGGCCCCTACCTCGCCGCGATGTTGCAGACGCTGCGACCGGACGTCATCGTGATCGACTTCGAGCTGGACGAAGCGACCGGGGCGGCCTTCGAGGAGTGCGAACCGGCCCTGGTGGTCGCGCCCTCGGTAGTTGGGTGGCCGGACCGCAAGTATCGAGTCGCGTTGCTGAGCGACCTGGTCATTCCAGCCGGCCGGGTGTCCCCGGTCGACCAGCGGTCGAGCGACGTGGTCTCGATCCTCCTGACCTCCGGGACGACCGGGCGGTCCAAGGGCGTCGTCTCCAGCCACGAGGCGTGGA
This Sporichthyaceae bacterium DNA region includes the following protein-coding sequences:
- a CDS encoding mismatch-specific DNA-glycosylase, with the translated sequence MGFSAAHLATYRGARLPDLLGPNVRLLFVGINPGLLTVAVQAHFARPGNRFYPALYRAGITDRLIVAKDGYLPDDVAHLTERGVGITNVVEHATARAEELTGPELIAGGLALVERVARVRPAVVAVLGLTAYRVAFDRPKAGAGRQPEDMSGVQLWVAPNPSGLNAHASLDNLATAYREIATAAGIDVRQI
- a CDS encoding DUF2254 domain-containing protein; this encodes MSSTHAEVLMSGTPPRLLPALSDWRREAMRTNLWLVPSIETAAAAALFAVTVTMDRSVYGGSLALPGWVNNGSADAARTILTAIAAAVVTVVSLVFSITIVALTLASSQFGPRMLRNFIRDRTTQLTLGTYVATFVYAVLALASIGPGGHGDFVPHLSITVALGLLLIDVGVLIIFIHRIAVSIQLPQVIAGIADELAEAIDLEFRPAGKAVVPLQSGLSVTELALRMAESGAPVPAARSGYLQFAAHDALGDLATRHDAVIALAHRPGHFVVEGLPFATVWPPQAAAAVAAAVARGNFTGPNRTLAQDLTFAIDQLVEIALRALSPAVNDTFTALTCIDWLGDGLGRLSAKWQAPEPRRDRQGHIRVIPAETRYERFVQRAFDKVRQAATGMPAVLIRQLDALARIGAKVPAGLDRGVLIEQAELIRRAAESSVSEPADLADVLRRYDLAIAVLKSDPGEGSGTSK
- a CDS encoding nuclear transport factor 2 family protein: MTAMPIESTRAVVDAWYDAALRGDLTAITALLDPDVVIHEADSLPYGGEHVGRDAALALLGTLFAGVDRDAVVIEQIMCNDVAAAAMLQVPFKAPDGTNAVVLVCETFEIRAGQITRVRPYYFDTAALLAAMA
- a CDS encoding acyl-CoA desaturase, producing MTAPPHEQGRPERSVDRQRAASSGTEFAALRKVVVARGLLRPRRLRYTVLLLVDLAAFIGVWAAVWAVGKTWWALFLAAPAALFTTRLAFFGHDVSHRQVARTARVNRALALCLGDVVTGFSSRWWATKHALHHANPNLVGEDPDVAPGVVIWTKEQAGERRGRFGVWAARHQAELLFPLLLLEALNLRVAGLRAVRRPRELVLQLAHLFAYLGGLLFILGPGRAAVFVAAHQALVGLHLGIAFVPGHTGMPMPPNGSRWDFLRKQVLTTRNVSGGVTTDWLLGGLNHQIEHHLFPSMPRPNLRRAGAVVRAHCADVGLPYASESLTDSLVLALRNLREVGTPHDKPV
- a CDS encoding TetR/AcrR family transcriptional regulator, encoding MTQALDRTEDPRAERSRAALIATIGRLGEASDATPNVSTVTRAANVHRATFYNHFESVEQLAVDAIDEQLERLREVDYRGRHEGLRPEVVGARTLDNILQFFDAHPGLYRIASAWVASSGLSGVGEVIRRQVHSFRVEFDDSAAAEGAEAAAEETYIAGGMTAVFAAVLSGDLPRDHASIRLLELLPEWMQHPLRA